GTGGTTTAGTATGGTTGAAGTGGATAAAAtgaaaccctttttttttttttttctttctgttctTGGTGTTTTTTGGTATGCTTGAAGTGGATAAAATGAAgccctttcttttctcttttatgtTCTTGGTCATTTTTAGTATGCTTGAAGTGGATAAAatgaaacctttttttttttcttttatgatctTGGTGTTTTTTGGTATGCTTGAAGTGGATAAAATgaaacccttttttttatttttttttttatttttatgttcttGGTGCTTCTGTAATAGTGGTTTAGTATGGTTGAAGTGGATaaaatgaaacttttttttttttttcctgttctTGGTGTTTTTGTAATAGTGCCTCAGTATGGTTGAAATGGATGTAATGaaaccctttctttttttcttttatgttcttGGTGTTTTTTAGTATGCTTGAAGTGGATAAAAcgaaaccctttttttttcttttctgttctTGTGGGTTTGAATCTTTtcggttttctttctttgtaaaGTAGAGTTGATGGATGCTTACTTAAAAAATAAGCCCTTTTGTTTggagtttgaaagaaaaggtTTGTAACGTTGGCTTTGTGACATAAGCCATATACAACAAGGTAACAAATTTGTTGTTTTTTCCATCAAAATCAAGtgctccctctgtttcaatttatatgaaccatTTGATCAGGcatgaagtttaaaaaaaaagtaaccctTTTGAACTTGTGGTGTAAAATGAGACACACATATTTTATACTAATAATTACTAGTGGagtctatttaaaaaaaatgtgatctTTTTGCTTCTGAACTTTTTCCAAATGTTGGAAATactgaaactttttttttccttttctgtttTTGGTGTTTATGCTCCCATCTCTCTATTTCGTTTTCAAGAGTTTGTCATTTTTGAAGCTCAATAAAAATACTACTTTTAGGAAGTTTGTACTCTTAAAGATGaagtttgggaaaaaaaaaacagtttttgatttggtatttgaaaaaaaaaaggggtgggggggggggggggggtggggggtttgATGGTAGAAGAAATTTGAACTTCTGTAGTctctccaaatatatatatatatatatatataaagaacctccagtgtgtatatatatatatatatatacacacgcactatattactccctccgtcccaatttgtgTGACACACTTATGATCGTCTATTTCCATAGCTATAACTGATTTTACTAATTCCGATCTCATATCCATTACACGAAACATAGAGCCAACAGcgattaaaattttaaaatcatgaGATGAGTCGATCTTCCAACATATTTTACTTATAGTTCCTCCTAGATGTGAAACTAGTTTGAATAGCTTTGAATCACAGTGATTGTAATTTGTATTAACAGCCAGCTTAGGAGACTTTAGTCATGTATTGTGCAAATTAAACTTGCTATAACCTCGGCTTGCTGTAGAGTGTGCATGAAACAACCCTTAAGATTTATGTTTTATGTGCCAAAATTTTAGCCGCACCAGTATTTGTACCATCTCCAGATTAACATTCTTAATACTATTTCCAATACACTATTcgtttctttcattttctgtgttgcttgttttcctttttcttttgtagtCACCATGGAAGATTTCGAGTTTAGTTTGAAAGATAGTCCTATACTTCTCCCGTACATTCGAAACCAGAGTCCCATGCGTAAGTATGAGTAGATTATATTACATACTTTTTTAATAGGTGTACTAACATAGGATAATTTGACTATATCTTCTATTTCCATTTTGAAGATGGGTGCTACGCGTATAGTACAACAGAAGCCGTATCGGCTTTATTTGCAGTAGAATACAATGAAGCACCCGTGGAACTGTCTGTACAGCAAATTATTGATCAAATGCCGCGAAACTTTCACTATGAACAAAAGggcaaaaaaagaaataaaaaacatGAATGTTATTATGGCTCCCATGTTGATGCTCTCCACTATGCAAAGAGCATTGGTTTGTTTGAAGACACTGCCTATCCCAAAAGAGAGAGCAGCTGGGACATTGATTTTCCTGAGCCCCTCCCAAATGAGGTTTCTTTCTCCCTTTCCAAAATATTTTAgctacttaatttttttttttttttttaatttttggctaACACGTGTGATAGCAGGTGAAATATAAAATTGGATGTGTCACTCGTGTCCGTACGGCAGATATTGATGAAAAGTGGCAAAGGGAGCGCTTTGAGAATTTGGTCACTGCCGAGGATATCAATCGAGTGTTGGAGCACCAACCTATGGCTGGTGCAATTAGAGTCTACAAGAGTTTCGTGGATTTCAAGGGAGAGGTATTTATAGTTCTTACTCTTAAGAATGTTCGGCATATTCCTTTTGCCTCTTATGAAAGCAGTAGATACCTTCTTAATTTCCTTATGCTTTTGATTCTCATGGTTTTACTTCCTGTGTGACAATTATAGGACATATATCCTGCTAAATGCTGAGAATTATTAGTGGTATTCATTTAGTCTTGCTTCATGTTATTTCTATCGGTCCATGTTCTTTTGGTCATTTAAACTTATGCGTCATTGGATTTTTGGGCTCAATTGATCTGTTCCTCAGGAGGTAGATAGAAATATCAAACGCCACCAATCTTTTGGCAAAGAAGAATGGGGCTGAGATAATGTTTTTGTACATATGAGGTGCCTTGAGATTGCTGGTGCTAGATGCTTGATTTTTGCTGTGCAGTTTGTCTTTGTTGGAAATGCTGTAACTATAGctgtataaataataaaattctGAGACTGATGCTCACTTCTGCCTTTAGTCCTTGCTAAATATGGTCTGGCAGCTTGGTCTTTCAAACTGTCCTCTCAAATCTTCATTCTAATATAACCCCTTTGAAGTAAGTAAAATAATAGTTAATTTATTGCAGCGGAGTATAATTTAAAGGTTTAAGAGACAATTTTTGACATGTTATTGTGGACCATGCAATAACTTATTCTGCAACAGTTATTAGGGACCATTTCTACAGCAACTTCTTAATTCACACGAAGTGTGAATGCTTATATTTGACTGTCGAAAGAAAAtgattctaattttttttattgtaaaGATAATTACTTAACATCTCTTGTTATATGTCTTAATAATtagtttttctattattgtaGGAAGTTTACATGGGACGTGTTGGAAATGAGGACGCGGATGACAAACATCACGGACATTCTATACTAATAATAGGATGGGGGCGTAAGAATGAAGTAGATTATTTTCATATTAAGAATCAATGGGGTGATGAGTGGGGTGATAAAGGCTATGCCAAAGTTAGGAGAGACTTGATCTACAGACTAGCTTACCCCGAAGGTATTTTTCAAGTGGGTGATGCtgccaaaaagaagaagggaaaagatGTCCCTAGCAGCAGCGGGACCAGAAAACAGAAAGCCCACCGTTAGATTTGTTATTTGGAGTGTCTTTATTATTAGGAAGAGGATAATTGTTTACTTTTGAACCGTAACCGATCAAAAACTTTATTTTGTTGTTAGAGAACTGTTTGCTTTTGAACTGTAACCATCAAAAACTTCATTTTGTTGTTAGGAAGAGAAGAACTGAATGTTTTGAACCTTATTCCGATCAGAAACTTTATTTTGTTGTTAGGAAGAGGTGAATTGCTTATTTTGCTTTCCTGTTTTTCTCCTTGATCAAATATTAGCATTATGAGAAAGTTGTGTAATCATTTTAAAGCTCCTCAGCTAGTATAGAGTCGggctcttcatcatcatctGTGTAATTTACATCCATGGGGATATTTGCATTACCATTTCCTGATGTAATTGCTGATAGATATATCATACATCATTACATGCCATTTTTTCTCGCTGTTGCGAACTCTGAACCTGTATGTCCATCAGAGAAGTGATTGTTGCGCACAGGAACACTCATAAGTTGAACACATAGACATTCACCTATACATCCAAACATATTTTAAACTAATGCATTTAACTCTATGCTTTTTCCTGAATTTGCAGTACTACATGTTATTGGCATCACCTGAATTTGAacacaatcaaataaaatccCTTTTCTCCCAATAGAAAAGAGAGATAGGAGAAAAGTATTTTTGATCTAAGTCCTAATAGCATCCAGGGCACTAGTTGTCACACCCCTATGAGGAGtgtgacgggctccgacccgtaggccggaATCACCTGACTTATCTgtcactttgaacattataaaccataactcaaaagAACACACACGcgagaaaaggcccaacatagaaatatccgatcatttagcacatatgttcatatgcggATTGACAAGGTTgccacaacataacgtatatcataaagctggcaaggctaacagtaaagtatcaagagctcaaaataaggccgacaaggccacccatatattatacaacaatatgaatcggtggagctataaaacatgtaactgtacacatacgtctacgagcctctacatagaatacaaatgatcataaggacaatactgtcacaccctaaccctattagggtgtgatgggcacccgacccttacttagggccgagcgaaccctcagactcttaccgcatacaaaaTCACgccatacttttttttttcatcaaataagataaaatacatagcaaaattctCAGCAATCTcttttctcgtagcctttaaatcgaataaatctataattatacaaaatttcattacataacatAGACCGACATATCAGCTGA
This portion of the Lycium ferocissimum isolate CSIRO_LF1 chromosome 1, AGI_CSIRO_Lferr_CH_V1, whole genome shotgun sequence genome encodes:
- the LOC132066969 gene encoding uncharacterized protein LOC132066969, with translation MEDFEFSLKDSPILLPYIRNQSPMHGCYAYSTTEAVSALFAVEYNEAPVELSVQQIIDQMPRNFHYEQKGKKRNKKHECYYGSHVDALHYAKSIGLFEDTAYPKRESSWDIDFPEPLPNEVKYKIGCVTRVRTADIDEKWQRERFENLVTAEDINRVLEHQPMAGAIRVYKSFVDFKGEFVFVGNAVTIAEVYMGRVGNEDADDKHHGHSILIIGWGRKNEVDYFHIKNQWGDEWGDKGYAKVRRDLIYRLAYPEGIFQVGDAAKKKKGKDVPSSSGTRKQKAHR